One Cynocephalus volans isolate mCynVol1 chromosome 5, mCynVol1.pri, whole genome shotgun sequence DNA window includes the following coding sequences:
- the DNPH1 gene encoding 5-hydroxymethyl-dUMP N-hydrolase produces the protein MAANGARERGEPVRPGEAGQRALYFCGSIRGGREDRVLYGRIVARLRRFGTVLTEHVVAAELDARGEEAAGGDRLIHERDLAWLQQADVVVAEVTQPSLGVGYELGRAVALNKRILCLFRPQSGRVLSAMIRGLADGSRFQVWDYEEGEVEALLDQYFEVQPPQQVADPTT, from the exons atGGCGGCGAACGGGGCGCGGGAGCGCGGGGAGCCCGTGCGGCCGGGCGAGGCGGGCCAGCGGGCCCTGTACTTCTGCGGGAGCATCCGCGGCGGACGCGAGGACCGGGTGCTGTACGGACGGATCGTGGCGCGGCTGCGGCGCTTCGGGACGGTGCTCACCGAGCACGTGGTGGCTGCTGAGCTGGACGCGCGCG GTGAAGAGGCTGCTGGGGGTGATAGGCTTATCCATGAGCGGGACCTGGCCTGGCTGCAGCAGGCAGATG TGGTTGTGGCAGAAGTGACACAGCCATCCTTGGGTGTAGGCTATGAGCTAGGCCGGGCCGTGGCCCTCAATAAGCGAATCCTGTGCCTGTTCCGTCCACAGTCTGGTCGAG TGCTTTCAGCCATGATCCGGGGACTGGCAGATGGCTCGAGATTCCAGGTGTGGGACTATGAAGAAGGAGAGGTGGAGGCCCTGCTAGATCAATACTTTGAGGTTCAGCCTCCCCAGCAGGTGGCAGACCCAACCACTTGA